TCTTCCTGTCTTTAAAAGATAAAAACGGAAAAAACATTCCGATTCTCTTCAGACCTTTTCATGAACTTACCGGCGGATGGTTTTGGTGGGGAAAAGGAAATTGTACTCCTGAAGAATTTAAAACGGCTTGGAAATTCACCTTCGACTACCTTCAGAAAAAAGGCGTTCATAATCTAATTTATGTTTACAATACAGGTAGTTTTGGCACTGAAGCCGATTTTCTAGCCAACTATCCTGGAGATAATTATGCTGATATTTTAAGTTTTGACACTTATCAAAACAGCAATGACCCAAATGGAGAAAAATTCATTAGTGAAGTTCAAAAACAATTTAAAATCCTAAATAAAATAGGCACTGAAAAACACAAATTGATTGCATTAGCAGAAGCAGGTTACGAAGCCGTACCAGATCCAAAATGGTGGACAGGAACTTTATTAAAAGCAATTGGAGATTATAAAATTTCTTATGTCTTATTATGGAGAAATCATGGCTGGCAGGAAAAAGAGCAAAAAATGCATTACTATGCTCCATTTTCTGGACAAGTAAGCGAAAAAGATTTTGTCGATTTTTATAACCTAGATAAAACTATATTTGAAAAAGACATTCCAAAAAAATTAAAA
This portion of the Flavobacterium panacagri genome encodes:
- a CDS encoding glycoside hydrolase family 26 protein gives rise to the protein MKKHFIMLLTAVLIGTSCESQKKPSDTNLSLSDKKATSETKTLYKNLYILSQKGFLFGHQDDLAYGVKWKYEDGRSDIKDVAGDYPAVYGWDIAGLEKDNPNNIDGVPFTKMKQYIIEANARGGISTISWHFDNPATGKDAWDHTPNSLKTILPDGENHKKFTSWLDKAAVFFLSLKDKNGKNIPILFRPFHELTGGWFWWGKGNCTPEEFKTAWKFTFDYLQKKGVHNLIYVYNTGSFGTEADFLANYPGDNYADILSFDTYQNSNDPNGEKFISEVQKQFKILNKIGTEKHKLIALAEAGYEAVPDPKWWTGTLLKAIGDYKISYVLLWRNHGWQEKEQKMHYYAPFSGQVSEKDFVDFYNLDKTIFEKDIPKKLK